Proteins from a genomic interval of Lycium ferocissimum isolate CSIRO_LF1 chromosome 2, AGI_CSIRO_Lferr_CH_V1, whole genome shotgun sequence:
- the LOC132047105 gene encoding uncharacterized protein At3g28850-like, producing MGCATSKPKVCHKCRAPCSPVRRSYSMHDDNYHMVALTSSTLGSLKLDPLNQSQSIKDDNRSSFGDFDEVKSCKEEFAMGLIEAKTWSEMINEKIPKVVPKTPIRTPPGEPETINTWELMEGLEDSSPLKPVHHVRSFSFHVSTNPVNSQYDLPTPRVKDHIEGSPKPLWEELAENENNNVPSVIPQVGSGEGNVYADEVVSDRTSAQIAENETNSNSNDSSIVSEFEPEVISTFRKALEDLPPANPFHLKPLITENQQATDKEDSLEIKDVKKVTEYKVSKDKLVVYFTSLRGVRKTYEDCCHVRVILKGLGVKIDERDVSMHSGFKEELKELLGNEYSGGGLPRIFLGKKYIGGADKIRQMNEDGKLEKFVENCERNEDGGVIGGCNCEACGDIRFVPCETCSGSCKIYYEAEYEEDEEEEEFDEDEYGFQRCPDCNENGLIRCPICCD from the coding sequence ATGGGTTGTGCAACTTCAAAGCCAAAAGTATGTCACAAATGTCGGGCACCCTGTTCACCGGTTCGCCGGAGCTACTCAATGCACGATGATAATTACCATATGGTGGCTCTCACTTCATCCACGTTAGGATCTTTAAAGCTTGATCCACTCAACCAAAGTCAATCTATCAAAGATGATAATAGATCTTCTTTTGGGGACTTTGATGAAGTGAAGAGTTGCAAAGAAGAGTTTGCTATGGGATTAATCGAGGCTAAAACCTGGTCCGAAATGATCAATGAGAAAATCCCTAAAGTAGTTCCAAAAACCCCCATTAGAACTCCACCTGGTGAACCAGAAACTATCAATACTTGGGAATTAATGGAAGGTCTTGAAGACTCTAGTCCTCTTAAACCTGTTCATCATGTTCGTAGTTTTTCCTTCCATGTTTCAACAAATCCAGTTAATTCTCAATATGATCTACCTACTCCTAGAGTTAAAGATCACATTGAAGGTTCCCCAAAGCCATTGTGGGAGGAACTAgctgaaaatgaaaacaacaatgtacccagtgtaatcccacaagtggggtctggagagggtaatGTGTACGCAGAcgaggttgtttctgatagaaCCTCGGCTCAGATAGCTGAAAATGAAACGAACTCAAATTCAAACGATTCTTCTATCGTGTCTGAATTTGAACCTGAAGTGATTTCTACATTCAGAAAAGCATTAGAAGATCTCCCGCCAGCAAATCCATTTCACCTTAAACCGTTAATAACTGAAAACCAGCAGGCTACCGACAAGGAAGATTCATTGGAGATAAAGGATGTGAAGAAAGTAACAGAGTACAAGGTCAGCAAAGATAAACTTGTTGTTTATTTCACAAGCCTAAGAGGTGTGAGGAAAACATACGAGGATTGTTGTCACGTTCGAGTGATTTTAAAGGGACTAGGTGTGAAAATCGACGAGAGAGATGTATCGATGCATTCGGGGTTCAAGgaagagttgaaagaattacTAGGAAATGAATACAGTGGAGGGGGATTGCCTAGgatatttttggggaaaaaatacATTGGTGGAGCTGATAAAATACGGCAAATGAACGAAGATGGGAAACTTGAGAAATTTGTAGAAAATTGTGAGAGAAATGAGGATGGTGGTGTTATTGGTGGTTGTAATTGTGAAGCCTGTGGAGATATTAGATTTGTACCTTGTGAGACATGTTCGGGGAGTTGTAAAATTTATTATGAAGCAGAGTACgaagaagacgaagaagaagaagaatttgatgAAGACGAATATGGCTTCCAACGATGTCCAGATTGCAATGAGAATGGGCTTATTCGATGTCCAATTTGTTGTGATTAA
- the LOC132048373 gene encoding transcription factor PRE1-like: protein MSSRRSRQSSTGSSRISDDQIIELVSKLQQLLPEIRNRRSSKASASKVLQETCNYIRNLNRQVDDLSDRLSQLLSTIDADSPEAAIIRSLLM from the exons ATGTCAAGCAGAAGGTCTAGGCAGTCATCAACAGGGTCCTCGAGGATTTCAGATGATCAGATTATTGAACTCGTTTCCAAATTGCAGCAACTTCTTCCTGAGATTCGAAACCGTCGCTCCAgcaag GCATCCGCATCAAAGGTGCTTCAAGAAACTTGTAACTACATAAGAAATTTGAATAGACAAGTGGATGATCTTAGTGATCGACTTTCTCAGTTACTCTCCACTATTGATGCTGATAGTCCAGAAGCTGCAATCATCCGGAGTTTATTAATGTAG